A window of Acidobacteriota bacterium contains these coding sequences:
- a CDS encoding glycosyltransferase, which translates to MTDPAPPVSVIVAARDAEATLGACLASLRALDYPHVELVVADDGSMDDTVSVARNGGARVVDAHGLGPSAARNQAVASSTAGVVAFTDADCTVPPEWLRLLVGALEAPAVVSAGGPQRNVFAGAAGGDNAAIEAFFRLASVVAEYTRHDDRPRIVAHNASCNSAYRRDAFLEVGGFAEGLWPGEDVDLDHRLAKRGHRAVYVPGAFVWHHRQGGLPWLRRMMRRYGWAQGELVRRHGPFRPLHATPVVMALAVAAQGLLAVPAARAGVIALDAAAAAATLAMLARAAPPRLWLPVVRAAAWSVVEWNLGYASGLRRRRGCPPC; encoded by the coding sequence GCGTCATCGTCGCGGCCCGTGACGCCGAGGCGACTCTGGGCGCCTGCCTCGCCTCGCTTCGCGCCCTCGACTACCCGCACGTCGAGCTGGTCGTGGCCGACGACGGGTCGATGGACGACACGGTGTCGGTGGCCCGCAACGGAGGGGCGCGGGTGGTCGACGCGCACGGCCTGGGACCGTCGGCCGCACGCAACCAGGCGGTGGCATCGAGCACGGCCGGCGTCGTCGCGTTCACCGACGCCGACTGCACGGTGCCGCCCGAGTGGCTGCGGCTGCTCGTCGGGGCGCTCGAGGCGCCGGCCGTCGTCTCGGCGGGCGGCCCGCAACGCAACGTGTTCGCCGGCGCCGCCGGTGGCGACAACGCCGCCATCGAGGCGTTCTTCCGCCTGGCGTCGGTCGTGGCCGAGTACACCCGCCACGACGACCGGCCGCGGATCGTCGCGCACAACGCCAGCTGCAACAGCGCCTACCGCCGCGACGCGTTCCTCGAGGTCGGCGGCTTCGCCGAGGGCCTATGGCCCGGCGAGGACGTCGACCTCGACCATCGGCTCGCGAAGCGCGGGCATCGCGCGGTCTACGTGCCGGGCGCCTTCGTCTGGCACCACCGGCAGGGCGGGCTCCCGTGGTTGCGCCGGATGATGCGCCGGTACGGCTGGGCGCAGGGCGAACTCGTCCGCCGCCACGGGCCGTTCCGGCCGCTGCACGCCACGCCGGTCGTGATGGCGCTGGCCGTCGCGGCGCAGGGACTGCTCGCCGTCCCGGCCGCGCGGGCGGGGGTGATCGCACTCGACGCGGCCGCTGCCGCCGCAACGCTCGCCATGCTCGCGCGGGCGGCGCCACCCCGGCTGTGGCTGCCCGTCGTGCGCGCCGCCGCCTGGAGCGTCGTCGAGTGGAACCTCGGGTACGCGTCGGGACTACGACGGAGGCGGGGATGCCCCCCCTGCTGA